One segment of Desulfosudis oleivorans Hxd3 DNA contains the following:
- the folP gene encoding dihydropteroate synthase — protein sequence MSLFTLSWGDHRLELGRRTLVMGILNVTPDSFSDGGRFATFDRAVTHARRMAAEGADILDIGGESTRPFSDPVTEEEEKQRVLPVIERLVKEIDIPISIDTNKASVARAALDAGASIINDVSALTFDSAMAGLAADAGVPVILMHMQGNPKTMQQAPAYEDVTREVMAFLKAAADRAGAAGVDRAKIIVDPGIGFGKNLDHNLTLIKNLSAFESLGLPLLIGTSRKAFIRKTLTGPDGQPAPVDAPAVRLGTQATVTAAVLGGAHIVRVHDVADAVITVKLADAIKNAPDK from the coding sequence ATGAGTCTTTTTACGCTGTCGTGGGGCGACCACCGGCTGGAGCTGGGCCGCCGCACCCTGGTGATGGGTATTCTGAATGTCACGCCGGACTCCTTTTCCGACGGAGGCCGGTTTGCCACCTTTGACCGGGCCGTCACCCATGCCCGGCGCATGGCAGCCGAAGGCGCGGACATTCTGGACATCGGCGGCGAATCCACCCGCCCATTTTCCGACCCGGTAACCGAAGAGGAAGAAAAGCAACGGGTCCTGCCGGTGATCGAACGGCTGGTCAAAGAGATCGATATTCCCATCTCCATCGACACCAACAAGGCGTCCGTGGCCAGAGCCGCCCTGGATGCCGGGGCCTCTATCATCAACGACGTCAGCGCCCTGACCTTTGATTCAGCCATGGCCGGCCTGGCCGCAGATGCCGGGGTGCCGGTGATCCTGATGCACATGCAGGGCAACCCCAAAACCATGCAGCAGGCCCCCGCTTATGAAGATGTCACCCGCGAGGTGATGGCCTTTCTTAAAGCAGCCGCGGACAGGGCCGGGGCCGCCGGCGTGGACCGGGCAAAAATCATCGTGGATCCGGGCATCGGGTTCGGCAAAAACCTGGACCACAATCTTACCCTGATCAAAAACCTTTCCGCCTTTGAGAGCCTGGGCCTGCCCCTGCTGATCGGCACCTCGCGCAAGGCGTTTATCCGCAAGACCCTTACCGGCCCGGACGGCCAGCCCGCGCCGGTGGACGCGCCGGCCGTGCGGCTGGGCACCCAGGCCACGGTGACCGCCGCCGTGCTGGGCGGGGCCCACATCGTGCGGGTCCACGACGTGGCCGACGCAGTGATCACCGTGAAGCTGGCCGATGCCATAAAAAACGCGCCTGACAAATAG
- the ftsH gene encoding ATP-dependent zinc metalloprotease FtsH codes for MNQFSKNMALWLVIILVMVMLYNMFNQQQNLERTIGYSDFLYMVDNGKVKDVLIQGQTLRATSDTGERFSVYMPEDQDLIPTLRAKGIAIEAKPPAEAPWFITALISWLPMILLIGIWIYFMRQMQSGGGKALSFGKSRARLLSEGANKVTFADVAGIDEVKEEVGEIIEFLRDPQKFTRLGGRIPKGVLLVGAPGTGKTLLARAIAGEAGVPFFSISGSDFVEMFVGVGASRVRDLFLQGKKNAPCIIYIDEIDAVGRHRGAGLGGGHDEREQTLNQLLVEMDGFESNEGVILISATNRPDVLDPALLRPGRFDRQVVVPLPDIRGRRAILDVYIKKIPAADDVKVNNLAKGTPGFSGADLENLVNEAALFAAKRNKEKVEMVDFEDAKDKVYMGLERKSKVIKEEDKKMTAYHEGGHAIVARLLPDTDTVNKITIIPRGRAAGVTWFLPEERDFRFKDQLESELAISFGGRIAEEIIFNRISTGAANDIKQATALAQKMVREWGMSENLGLLSYSANEEQIFLGREISQHRDYSEDTARRIDAEVERIIKSAYDTARRLLKANVDILHALADLLIEKETVLGPELDELIRSLRPDIELSVPSDDDMPEEKPAKPSEPAEKAPEATGTEPEEPEEEDKT; via the coding sequence TTGAATCAGTTTTCGAAAAACATGGCGCTGTGGCTGGTCATCATTCTGGTGATGGTCATGCTTTACAACATGTTCAATCAGCAGCAGAACCTGGAGCGCACCATCGGCTACAGTGATTTTCTCTACATGGTGGACAACGGCAAGGTCAAGGATGTGCTGATTCAGGGCCAGACCCTGCGGGCCACCAGTGACACCGGTGAGCGGTTCAGTGTTTACATGCCGGAAGATCAGGACCTGATCCCCACCCTGCGGGCCAAGGGCATCGCCATTGAGGCCAAGCCCCCGGCCGAAGCCCCGTGGTTTATCACGGCCCTGATCTCCTGGCTGCCCATGATCCTGCTGATCGGCATATGGATCTATTTCATGCGACAGATGCAGTCCGGCGGCGGCAAGGCCCTCTCCTTCGGCAAAAGCCGGGCCCGGCTCCTCTCCGAAGGGGCCAACAAGGTCACCTTTGCCGACGTGGCCGGCATCGACGAAGTCAAAGAAGAAGTGGGCGAAATCATCGAGTTTCTGCGGGACCCCCAGAAGTTCACCCGGCTGGGGGGCCGTATTCCCAAGGGCGTGCTGCTGGTGGGCGCGCCGGGCACGGGCAAGACCCTGCTGGCAAGGGCCATTGCCGGCGAGGCCGGAGTCCCCTTTTTCAGCATCAGCGGCTCGGATTTTGTCGAGATGTTCGTGGGCGTGGGTGCCTCCCGGGTCCGGGACCTGTTTCTTCAGGGCAAAAAGAACGCGCCCTGCATCATCTATATTGATGAAATCGATGCCGTGGGTCGCCACCGCGGGGCCGGCCTGGGCGGCGGGCACGACGAGCGGGAGCAGACCTTGAACCAGCTGCTGGTGGAGATGGACGGGTTTGAGTCCAACGAGGGCGTGATCCTGATCTCGGCCACCAACCGTCCGGACGTGCTGGACCCGGCCCTGCTGCGGCCGGGCCGCTTCGACCGGCAGGTGGTGGTGCCCCTGCCCGACATTCGGGGCCGCCGGGCCATCCTGGACGTCTATATCAAAAAAATTCCCGCGGCCGACGACGTCAAGGTCAACAACCTGGCCAAGGGAACCCCCGGTTTTTCCGGCGCCGACCTGGAGAACCTGGTCAACGAGGCGGCCCTGTTTGCCGCCAAGCGCAACAAGGAAAAGGTTGAAATGGTGGACTTTGAAGACGCCAAGGACAAGGTGTACATGGGCCTTGAGCGCAAGTCCAAGGTGATCAAGGAAGAAGACAAGAAGATGACCGCCTACCACGAAGGGGGCCATGCCATCGTGGCCCGGCTCCTTCCCGACACCGACACGGTCAACAAGATCACCATCATTCCAAGGGGGCGGGCCGCCGGCGTCACATGGTTTCTGCCCGAAGAGCGGGACTTTCGGTTCAAGGACCAGCTGGAAAGCGAGCTGGCCATCTCTTTCGGCGGCCGCATCGCCGAGGAGATCATCTTCAACCGGATCAGCACGGGCGCGGCCAACGACATCAAGCAGGCCACGGCCCTGGCCCAGAAGATGGTGCGGGAGTGGGGCATGAGCGAAAATCTGGGCCTGCTCTCCTACTCGGCCAACGAGGAGCAGATATTTCTGGGCCGGGAGATATCCCAGCACCGGGACTACTCGGAAGACACGGCCCGGCGCATCGACGCGGAGGTGGAGCGGATCATCAAGTCCGCCTATGACACGGCCCGGCGCCTGCTGAAAGCGAATGTGGATATCCTGCACGCGCTGGCAGACCTGCTGATCGAAAAAGAGACCGTGCTGGGGCCGGAACTGGATGAGCTGATCCGGTCCCTGCGGCCGGACATCGAGCTTTCCGTGCCGTCGGACGACGACATGCCGGAGGAAAAGCCGGCGAAGCCGTCCGAACCGGCGGAGAAGGCCCCGGAGGCTACCGGCACCGAACCAGAAGAACCGGAAGAAGAGGACAAAACATAA